In a genomic window of Pseudoxanthomonas sp. Root65:
- a CDS encoding MnmC family methyltransferase: MPHYTGPLLTRDDAAALLAARDRAQDAWTGSLDLGRSQGEARLGADRWQWRDIDYPYPGKLKDRTLYWWEGEDFAPVSRYRGSLIKLVPTAWGAPTFEIDGIKMLPTSKASPLDDARRKVALVEPRGKTVLDTCGGLGYFAACGLDAGAARIVSFEKNEDVLWLRTLNPWSPDPEAADAGGRLQLIHADVSQAIAQLPDASMDALLHDPPRFGIAGELYSQAFYDQLARVLRRGGTLFHYTGSPNKLTSGRDVPGEVAKRLEKAGFKAQRALDGVTGVRR; the protein is encoded by the coding sequence ATGCCCCACTACACCGGCCCCCTGCTGACGCGCGACGACGCCGCAGCGCTGCTCGCCGCGCGCGACCGCGCCCAGGACGCGTGGACCGGATCGCTCGACCTGGGCCGCTCGCAGGGCGAGGCACGACTGGGCGCCGACCGCTGGCAGTGGCGGGACATCGACTACCCCTACCCCGGCAAGCTCAAGGACCGCACGTTGTACTGGTGGGAGGGCGAGGACTTCGCGCCGGTGTCGCGCTACCGCGGTTCGCTGATCAAGCTGGTGCCCACCGCGTGGGGTGCGCCCACGTTCGAGATCGACGGTATCAAGATGCTGCCGACCTCGAAGGCATCCCCGCTGGACGACGCGCGCCGCAAGGTCGCGCTGGTCGAGCCGCGCGGCAAGACGGTGCTGGATACCTGCGGCGGGCTGGGCTATTTCGCGGCCTGCGGCCTCGACGCCGGCGCCGCGCGCATCGTTTCGTTCGAGAAGAACGAAGACGTGCTGTGGCTGCGCACGCTGAACCCCTGGTCGCCCGATCCGGAGGCCGCCGACGCCGGCGGCCGTCTGCAGCTGATCCACGCCGACGTGTCGCAGGCCATTGCGCAGCTGCCGGACGCGTCGATGGACGCCCTGCTGCACGATCCGCCGCGCTTCGGCATCGCCGGCGAACTGTACTCGCAGGCCTTCTACGACCAGCTCGCGCGCGTACTGCGCCGCGGCGGCACCCTGTTCCACTACACCGGCAGCCCCAACAAGCTGACCAGCGGCCGCGACGTGCCCGGCGAAGTGGCGAAGCGGCTGGAAAAGGCAGGCTTCAAGGCGCAGCGCGCCCTGGATGGCGTGACCGGCGTGCGCCGCTGA
- the ligD gene encoding DNA ligase D: protein MSLQEYRRKRRFDRTPEPAAERRRARGERPIFVVQLHHASHRHYDFRLQVGDTLKSWAVPKGPSFNPEVKRLAAEVEDHPIDYADFEGEIPKGQYGGGHVATFDRGLWTTDGDAEAQLAKGHLRFRLFGDKLKGGWHLVRTQKSGPRPQWLLFKERDDHAGTQEADDLLQDVTPSHEGKAVRPAKKRRKRATAASRSAQRWAGRAARLDGTRATRQRPGFRPPQLARLQADVPGGDAWLHEAKWDGYRLIAQIAKGKARVWSRNEIEWTTRVPEIVAAIEALDLDEAVLDGELVAGAGRQEDFALLQATLAGEKNAALSYVLFDILQVDGVDLSGSPQYQRKALLAELLKSPPDRLVYSSHIVGRGDEALSMALERGLEGIISKRADAPYQAGRGDAWRKVKQRASDEFAIVGFTAPKGSRSGLGALLLAAPEGARGWRYAGRVGTGFSDGLLEALAAQLAPRARTTPTARVEVDDPELRRARWVAPTLVAEVFHHGLGKQGLLRQSSLKTVRRDKRAADLRERPAPLPRTGAAMPASRRPPAVDDVALTHPERVIFADSGITKRQVFDYYRAMSRWLLPEIEGRPLSIVRCPQGAGRPCFFQKHHTAGMERVDSVPLQEEGGARADYLVVHDETGVLELAQFNALEFHPWGALAQTPERADRIVFDLDPGPDVPWKRVVDAARLVRKHLRALGLVSYVRTSGGKGLHVVVPLKPAYPWPQVKDFAHAFAESMAAADPLAYVATATKKFRKGRIFIDYLRNGRGATSVASFSLRAREGAPVAMPLRWEELGRIKGGDAYSLASAPRRMARLDQHPWGDYTDLTQDFAAVAKRLDPRARKRKKGS from the coding sequence ATGAGCCTGCAGGAGTACCGACGCAAGCGCCGTTTCGACCGCACGCCCGAACCTGCAGCGGAGCGGCGTCGCGCGCGTGGCGAACGGCCCATCTTCGTCGTCCAGCTCCATCACGCCAGCCATCGCCACTACGACTTCCGCCTGCAGGTGGGCGACACGCTGAAGAGCTGGGCCGTTCCCAAGGGTCCCAGCTTCAACCCGGAGGTCAAGCGGCTTGCCGCCGAAGTGGAAGACCACCCGATCGACTACGCGGATTTCGAGGGCGAGATCCCGAAAGGGCAGTATGGGGGTGGCCATGTGGCCACCTTCGACCGTGGCCTCTGGACCACCGACGGCGACGCGGAAGCGCAACTGGCCAAGGGACACCTGCGCTTCCGGTTGTTCGGCGACAAGCTGAAAGGCGGCTGGCACCTCGTCCGCACGCAGAAGTCGGGCCCCCGGCCGCAGTGGTTGCTGTTCAAGGAGCGCGACGACCACGCCGGCACGCAGGAGGCCGACGATCTGCTGCAGGATGTGACGCCTTCGCACGAGGGGAAAGCCGTACGGCCCGCAAAGAAGCGCCGCAAGCGCGCAACGGCCGCCTCGCGAAGCGCACAGCGCTGGGCCGGGCGAGCCGCCCGGCTGGACGGCACGCGTGCGACCCGCCAGCGGCCCGGGTTCCGTCCGCCCCAGCTGGCCAGGCTGCAGGCCGATGTGCCGGGTGGCGATGCGTGGCTGCACGAGGCCAAGTGGGATGGCTACCGGCTGATCGCACAGATCGCCAAGGGCAAGGCACGCGTGTGGTCACGCAACGAGATCGAGTGGACGACGCGTGTGCCCGAGATCGTGGCGGCCATCGAAGCACTGGACCTGGACGAAGCCGTCCTCGACGGCGAACTGGTGGCCGGCGCCGGCAGGCAGGAGGACTTCGCCCTGCTGCAGGCCACGCTGGCCGGCGAGAAGAATGCAGCCCTGTCGTACGTGCTGTTCGACATCCTGCAGGTCGATGGCGTCGACCTGTCCGGCAGTCCGCAATACCAGCGCAAGGCGCTGCTGGCCGAGCTCCTGAAATCGCCGCCCGACCGGTTGGTCTACAGCTCGCACATCGTCGGCCGCGGTGACGAGGCCCTGTCCATGGCCCTGGAGCGCGGGCTGGAGGGCATCATCAGCAAGCGTGCCGACGCGCCCTACCAGGCCGGGCGCGGTGACGCGTGGCGCAAGGTGAAGCAGCGCGCGTCCGACGAGTTCGCGATCGTGGGCTTCACCGCGCCGAAAGGCAGTCGGAGTGGCCTGGGTGCGCTGTTGCTGGCAGCGCCGGAGGGTGCGCGAGGTTGGCGCTATGCGGGACGCGTGGGCACCGGCTTCAGCGATGGATTGCTGGAAGCGCTCGCCGCGCAGCTGGCGCCGCGTGCACGCACTACACCGACCGCGCGGGTGGAGGTGGACGATCCCGAGTTGCGGCGTGCGCGTTGGGTGGCGCCGACACTGGTGGCGGAAGTCTTCCACCACGGCCTGGGCAAGCAGGGGCTGCTGCGGCAGTCCTCGCTCAAGACCGTACGTCGCGACAAGCGCGCGGCCGACCTGCGCGAACGGCCGGCGCCACTTCCCCGTACCGGAGCCGCCATGCCTGCCTCTCGCCGTCCCCCTGCCGTAGACGATGTGGCGCTGACGCACCCCGAACGCGTCATCTTCGCCGACAGCGGCATCACCAAACGCCAGGTGTTCGACTATTACCGCGCGATGTCGCGCTGGCTGCTGCCGGAGATCGAAGGCCGACCCCTGTCCATCGTGCGCTGTCCCCAAGGCGCCGGCCGACCCTGCTTTTTCCAGAAGCATCACACGGCGGGCATGGAGCGCGTCGATTCCGTGCCGTTGCAGGAGGAGGGGGGGGCACGTGCAGACTACCTGGTGGTGCACGACGAGACCGGCGTGCTCGAGCTGGCGCAGTTCAATGCACTCGAATTCCATCCTTGGGGCGCGCTGGCGCAGACGCCCGAGCGGGCGGACCGGATCGTTTTCGACCTGGACCCGGGTCCGGACGTTCCCTGGAAACGGGTGGTGGATGCCGCGCGGCTGGTGCGCAAACACCTGCGCGCGCTGGGGCTGGTGTCGTACGTGCGGACATCCGGAGGGAAAGGCCTGCACGTGGTGGTGCCGCTGAAGCCGGCGTATCCGTGGCCGCAGGTGAAGGACTTCGCGCATGCATTCGCCGAATCGATGGCGGCTGCCGATCCGCTCGCCTACGTCGCCACCGCGACCAAGAAATTCCGCAAGGGCCGTATTTTCATCGACTACCTGCGCAACGGGCGCGGCGCGACCAGCGTGGCCTCGTTCTCGTTGCGCGCGCGCGAGGGCGCGCCCGTGGCAATGCCGCTGCGCTGGGAAGAGCTTGGCCGGATCAAGGGTGGCGACGCCTACTCGCTGGCCTCGGCGCCGCGACGGATGGCGCGCCTCGATCAGCATCCGTGGGGCGATTACACGGACCTGACGCAGGATTTCGCTGCGGTGGCGAAGCGGCTCGACCCGCGTGCACGCAAGCGGAAGAAGGGAAGCTGA
- a CDS encoding HDOD domain-containing protein produces MTPHPDIAGVAAAEHSAPSRDWAGPLLRLAQMDIDACLSPEDSRAVIATARDALARFAEDPQRLPRRPQLLPQLLGALNDDDASGRDIAGIIARDPTLAANLLKLANSALYRRDTLAVESLDRAVAMVGVDGLRHLVAVALMQPVMRVEGGVFGRLPDLVWDHTQRTALVAARLAGPSGREAVFAAQLLALLQGLGAIVVVQVLRDALAGSQGRLPDAAAMARVLHRWSPRLGCAVAREWGLSERLMQALREQAADDVATFSPLARVLASAAPEAADAMEAPPVADAA; encoded by the coding sequence ATGACGCCTCACCCCGATATCGCAGGCGTCGCGGCGGCCGAGCATTCGGCGCCTTCGCGCGACTGGGCGGGGCCGCTGCTGCGGTTGGCGCAGATGGACATCGATGCGTGCCTGTCGCCGGAAGACAGTCGAGCGGTGATCGCGACGGCCCGCGACGCGCTGGCGCGCTTCGCCGAGGATCCGCAGCGGTTGCCGCGGCGCCCGCAACTGCTGCCGCAACTGCTCGGCGCGCTGAACGATGACGACGCCTCGGGCCGCGACATCGCCGGCATCATCGCGCGCGATCCGACGCTGGCGGCCAACCTGCTGAAGCTGGCCAACAGCGCGCTCTACCGGCGCGACACGCTGGCGGTGGAAAGCCTGGATCGTGCGGTGGCGATGGTCGGTGTGGACGGCCTGCGCCATCTGGTCGCGGTGGCACTGATGCAGCCGGTGATGCGGGTCGAAGGTGGCGTGTTCGGGCGGCTGCCGGACCTGGTCTGGGACCACACCCAGCGCACCGCGCTGGTCGCGGCACGGCTGGCCGGTCCGTCGGGCCGCGAGGCGGTCTTCGCCGCCCAACTGCTGGCGCTGCTGCAGGGCTTGGGCGCCATCGTCGTGGTACAGGTGCTGCGCGATGCGCTGGCAGGATCGCAAGGGCGCTTGCCGGATGCGGCCGCGATGGCCAGGGTGCTGCATCGCTGGTCGCCACGGCTGGGATGCGCCGTCGCCCGCGAGTGGGGCCTGTCCGAGCGCCTGATGCAGGCGCTGCGCGAACAGGCGGCGGACGATGTGGCGACCTTCAGTCCGCTCGCACGCGTCTTGGCCAGCGCGGCCCCCGAAGCCGCCGACGCGATGGAAGCGCCACCGGTGGCCGACGCGGCCTGA
- a CDS encoding PA2169 family four-helix-bundle protein — translation MNTQKKIQHSLNDLIEIARDGHSFYTDAAGKVKDQELATLFTRIAGVKQDIVSRLSAVVASAGGEPAEHGTLVGSMQQFYGKVRATLGDTTYGYVAELEESEDRLLKAFNETIADEDTPATARAEAQALLPSVRECHNVMRDRKQVLKRAS, via the coding sequence ATGAACACGCAGAAGAAGATCCAGCACAGCCTCAACGATCTGATCGAGATCGCCCGCGATGGCCACAGTTTCTATACCGATGCCGCCGGGAAGGTGAAGGACCAGGAGCTGGCAACGCTCTTCACGCGCATCGCCGGCGTCAAGCAGGACATCGTCTCGCGCCTGAGTGCCGTCGTGGCCTCCGCCGGCGGCGAGCCCGCCGAGCACGGCACCCTGGTCGGCAGCATGCAGCAGTTCTACGGCAAGGTCCGCGCAACGCTGGGTGACACGACCTACGGCTACGTCGCCGAACTGGAAGAATCGGAAGATCGCCTGTTGAAGGCGTTCAACGAAACGATCGCCGACGAAGACACGCCGGCCACCGCCCGCGCCGAAGCCCAGGCGCTGTTGCCCAGCGTCCGCGAGTGCCACAACGTGATGCGCGACCGCAAGCAGGTGCTGAAGCGCGCCAGCTGA
- a CDS encoding M14 family metallocarboxypeptidase, giving the protein MTPFDRFHPIGTPGQPWGAAEKAQWRAQQRVRRRYVDDVGVAIEGLRERFDVEQYGLLDYGPGETYPLYAVRSRDWNEALPTMLVTGGVHGYETSGVHGALQFLEQRAGDYAGKANLLVVPCVSPWGYERIHRWNADALDPNRSFRAGSPAQESAALIALVAPIRDRVLMHIDLHETTDSDETEFRPALAARDGKPYEPGEIPDGFYLVDDSERRQPDFQRAVIAAVVTVTHIAPADANGEIIGSPVVAEGVIEYPVRSLGLCTGITDARYTTITEVYPDSPKATPQQCNDAQVAAVVAAIDYALAHG; this is encoded by the coding sequence ATGACCCCATTCGACCGTTTCCATCCCATCGGTACCCCCGGCCAGCCCTGGGGCGCGGCCGAAAAGGCGCAGTGGCGCGCGCAGCAGCGCGTGCGGCGCCGCTACGTGGACGATGTCGGCGTCGCGATCGAGGGCCTGCGCGAGCGTTTCGACGTGGAGCAGTACGGCCTGCTGGACTACGGCCCAGGCGAAACCTATCCGCTGTACGCCGTGCGCAGCCGCGACTGGAACGAAGCACTGCCCACGATGCTGGTGACCGGCGGTGTGCATGGCTACGAGACCAGCGGCGTGCATGGCGCGCTGCAGTTCCTTGAGCAACGCGCGGGCGACTATGCCGGCAAGGCCAACCTGCTGGTGGTGCCCTGCGTCAGCCCCTGGGGTTATGAACGCATCCACCGCTGGAACGCCGATGCGCTGGACCCCAACCGCTCCTTCCGCGCCGGCAGTCCCGCGCAGGAGTCCGCGGCGCTGATCGCCCTGGTCGCCCCGATCAGGGACCGCGTGCTGATGCATATCGATCTGCACGAGACCACCGACAGCGACGAAACCGAGTTCCGCCCGGCGCTGGCCGCGCGCGACGGCAAGCCCTACGAGCCGGGCGAGATTCCGGACGGTTTCTACCTGGTGGACGACAGCGAGCGCCGGCAGCCGGACTTCCAGCGTGCGGTGATCGCCGCGGTGGTCACGGTCACCCACATCGCGCCGGCCGACGCCAACGGCGAGATCATCGGCTCGCCGGTGGTCGCCGAAGGCGTCATCGAATACCCGGTCCGATCGCTCGGCCTGTGCACCGGCATCACCGACGCGCGCTACACCACCATTACCGAGGTCTACCCCGACAGCCCCAAGGCCACGCCGCAACAGTGCAACGATGCGCAGGTGGCCGCGGTCGTCGCGGCGATCGACTACGCGCTGGCGCACGGTTGA
- a CDS encoding bifunctional diguanylate cyclase/phosphodiesterase, translated as MTGTYNEILVLFSLLVAILASYTALDMAGRVATTQGTAARWWLAGGAFAMGLGVWSMHFVGMLAFDLPIPLGYDLTLTFCSMLAAVGSSAFALWLVSRPHLPHRRLLLGAMLMGSGIALMHYIGMAALQMRPGIEYHPGWFTLSIAIAVAASGAALWIAFHLRSGGRRKYLLRALAAVVMGFAIVGMHYTGMAAAQFPADSWCGAARDGGVPTQWLAILVVVATVAIMGIALIVSVLDRQMHARTHHLAHSLARANEELLQAALHDPLTRLPNRILLQDRIEQAIEKARRKHEQFAVMFLDLDGFKGINDAYGHQAGDTLLVEVATHVRSLLRGQDTLSRLGGDEFVLVVAATDPEDAAMVAQRIIDAIGTTALHVHGTELQVTASMGIALYPSDGDSERELMAHADAAMYHTKDNGRNGYTFFAPSMNISAHQQLKLLNELRRAVERNELVLYYQPKFSAPHYEMVGAEALLRWRHPELGLLAPGAFIPAAERSGLILPIGDWVLDDACRQMRAWREEGHGITNVAINLSPLQFSSPNLVAIVAEALRRHDVPASSLTLEITETTAMRDADASLGILDELTRMGVKISIDDFGTGYSSLLYLKRLPASELKIDRAFVRELESNAEDAAIVSSIIALGKTLNLRVVAEGVETLGQRQQLRRLGCDLYQGYLMGEPMEADALFAAQAARQHA; from the coding sequence ATGACCGGCACGTACAACGAGATCCTCGTTCTCTTTTCCCTGCTGGTCGCCATCCTCGCCTCCTACACGGCGCTCGACATGGCCGGCCGTGTCGCGACCACGCAGGGCACGGCGGCGCGCTGGTGGCTGGCGGGCGGTGCGTTCGCGATGGGCCTGGGCGTGTGGTCGATGCACTTCGTCGGCATGCTGGCCTTCGATCTGCCGATTCCGCTGGGATACGACCTCACCCTGACCTTCTGCTCGATGCTGGCCGCAGTCGGCTCGTCAGCGTTCGCGCTGTGGCTTGTGTCGCGCCCGCACCTGCCGCATCGCCGGCTGCTGCTGGGCGCGATGCTGATGGGCAGCGGCATCGCACTGATGCACTACATCGGCATGGCGGCGCTGCAGATGCGGCCCGGCATCGAGTACCACCCCGGCTGGTTCACGCTGTCCATCGCGATCGCCGTGGCCGCGTCCGGTGCGGCGCTGTGGATCGCCTTCCATCTGCGCAGCGGCGGCCGTCGCAAGTACCTGCTGCGCGCACTCGCCGCGGTCGTAATGGGTTTCGCGATCGTCGGCATGCACTACACCGGCATGGCGGCGGCCCAGTTTCCCGCCGACAGCTGGTGCGGCGCCGCGCGCGATGGCGGCGTGCCTACCCAGTGGTTGGCGATCCTCGTGGTGGTGGCGACGGTAGCCATCATGGGCATTGCGCTGATCGTGTCGGTGCTGGACCGTCAGATGCATGCGCGCACGCATCACTTGGCGCATTCGCTGGCGCGCGCCAATGAGGAGCTGCTGCAGGCCGCGCTGCATGATCCGCTCACCCGCCTGCCCAACCGTATCCTGCTTCAGGACCGCATCGAGCAGGCCATCGAGAAAGCCAGGCGCAAGCACGAGCAGTTCGCGGTCATGTTCCTGGATCTGGACGGATTCAAGGGCATCAACGATGCGTACGGGCACCAGGCCGGCGACACGCTGCTGGTGGAGGTCGCCACGCACGTCCGCAGTCTGCTGCGCGGCCAGGACACGCTGTCGCGGCTGGGCGGCGACGAGTTCGTGCTGGTGGTGGCCGCGACCGATCCCGAGGATGCGGCCATGGTGGCCCAGCGGATCATCGACGCCATCGGTACCACCGCCCTGCACGTGCACGGCACCGAGTTGCAGGTGACGGCCAGCATGGGGATCGCGCTGTATCCGTCCGACGGCGACAGCGAGCGCGAACTGATGGCGCATGCCGACGCGGCCATGTACCACACCAAGGACAACGGCCGGAATGGATACACGTTCTTCGCGCCCTCGATGAACATCAGCGCCCACCAGCAGCTGAAGCTGCTGAACGAACTGAGGCGCGCCGTCGAGCGCAACGAACTGGTGCTGTACTACCAGCCCAAGTTCTCCGCACCGCACTACGAGATGGTCGGCGCCGAGGCGCTGCTGCGCTGGCGGCATCCCGAACTGGGCCTGCTCGCGCCGGGCGCCTTCATTCCAGCCGCCGAGCGCAGCGGCCTGATCCTGCCCATCGGCGACTGGGTGCTGGACGATGCCTGCCGCCAGATGCGCGCCTGGCGCGAGGAGGGACACGGCATCACGAACGTCGCGATCAACCTGTCGCCGCTCCAGTTCTCGTCGCCCAACCTGGTCGCGATCGTCGCCGAAGCGCTGCGCAGGCACGACGTGCCGGCCAGCAGCCTCACGCTGGAGATCACCGAGACCACGGCCATGCGCGACGCCGACGCCAGCCTGGGCATCCTCGATGAACTGACGCGAATGGGCGTGAAAATCTCCATCGACGACTTCGGTACCGGCTATTCCAGCCTGCTGTACCTGAAGCGGCTGCCGGCGTCGGAACTGAAGATCGACCGCGCTTTCGTGCGCGAACTGGAATCCAATGCCGAAGACGCCGCCATCGTGTCGTCGATCATCGCCCTGGGCAAGACGCTCAACCTGCGGGTCGTGGCCGAGGGCGTGGAAACCCTCGGCCAGCGCCAGCAGCTGCGGCGCCTGGGGTGCGACCTCTACCAGGGCTACCTGATGGGCGAACCGATGGAAGCCGATGCGTTGTTCGCGGCGCAGGCGGCGCGACAGCACGCCTGA
- a CDS encoding Ku protein, giving the protein MARPIWTGTLSFGLLNIPVALMSGERKVDISFRMLDSRDRKPIRFERVNADTGEEVPWKDIVKAFEYDKGSYVVVEKEDIASAAPETHESVDVEAFVDRDEIGLRFFEKPYILVPGKKAEKGYVLLRDTLAGTGKVGVARVVIRTREYLCAVVPEGDALVLMMLRYPQELVEPEEYKLPAGKAGDYRITAKEREMAETLIASMSAPWKPDDYEDEFRKRLETIIRKRIKARGATTKIVDVEPAESEDAATNVVDFMALLQKSLDSKKRTPANKQSARKAPAKKSARKATKAIKATKKAPAKRTPKVAAR; this is encoded by the coding sequence ATGGCACGCCCCATCTGGACCGGCACACTGTCGTTCGGCCTTCTCAACATTCCGGTCGCGCTGATGTCCGGAGAGCGCAAGGTGGACATCAGTTTCCGCATGCTGGATTCCCGCGACAGGAAGCCCATCCGCTTCGAGCGCGTCAACGCCGACACCGGCGAGGAAGTGCCCTGGAAGGACATCGTGAAGGCCTTTGAGTACGACAAGGGCAGCTATGTGGTCGTGGAGAAGGAGGACATCGCGTCCGCTGCGCCCGAAACACACGAATCGGTGGACGTGGAAGCCTTCGTCGACCGTGACGAGATTGGGCTGCGCTTTTTCGAGAAGCCCTACATCCTGGTGCCCGGCAAGAAGGCGGAAAAAGGCTATGTGCTGCTGCGCGATACCTTGGCAGGCACGGGCAAGGTCGGCGTGGCACGCGTGGTGATCCGTACCCGCGAGTATCTCTGCGCCGTGGTGCCGGAAGGGGATGCGCTGGTATTGATGATGCTGCGCTATCCCCAGGAGCTGGTCGAGCCCGAGGAGTACAAGCTGCCGGCCGGCAAAGCGGGCGATTACCGCATTACCGCGAAGGAGCGCGAGATGGCCGAAACCCTGATCGCCTCGATGTCCGCGCCGTGGAAACCCGACGACTACGAGGACGAGTTCCGCAAGCGTCTGGAGACGATCATCAGGAAGCGCATCAAGGCCCGTGGCGCCACTACGAAGATCGTGGACGTGGAGCCCGCCGAGAGCGAGGACGCCGCCACCAACGTGGTGGACTTCATGGCCCTGCTGCAGAAGAGCCTGGACAGCAAGAAGCGCACACCGGCCAACAAGCAGTCCGCCAGGAAGGCGCCGGCCAAGAAGTCCGCGCGCAAGGCCACCAAGGCGATCAAGGCGACGAAGAAGGCGCCCGCCAAGCGCACGCCCAAGGTCGCCGCGCGCTGA
- a CDS encoding GIY-YIG nuclease family protein, producing MAGGRRIVPVEGVGTGASGRACLYVLPCAYEDHAKLGIATDPLVRMQAFSSRFYEFFDLDRGWLAEADSMREARHWETRWKRALRDHAAPPPLQVPAQAAGETEWFRGAMTALDGARDELAAQGFVLHAPLRHWITRRLQEQRERLEAGERAASAHYGAPDGWPAAASWAPLGALRDALDAYVVLGVALDDAISPALQAWLARNTLAPP from the coding sequence GTGGCGGGAGGCCGTCGCATCGTGCCGGTGGAGGGGGTCGGCACCGGCGCCAGCGGGCGCGCGTGCCTCTACGTGCTGCCGTGCGCCTACGAGGACCACGCCAAGCTCGGCATCGCGACCGATCCGCTGGTGCGCATGCAGGCGTTCTCGTCGCGCTTCTACGAGTTCTTCGACCTGGATCGGGGCTGGCTGGCCGAAGCCGACAGCATGCGCGAAGCCCGCCACTGGGAGACCCGCTGGAAGCGCGCCCTGCGCGACCATGCTGCGCCACCGCCGTTGCAGGTGCCCGCACAGGCGGCGGGGGAGACGGAATGGTTCCGGGGCGCGATGACGGCGCTCGACGGTGCACGGGACGAGCTGGCCGCGCAGGGATTCGTCCTGCACGCCCCACTGCGCCATTGGATCACCCGGCGCCTGCAGGAGCAGCGCGAGCGTCTGGAGGCCGGCGAGCGGGCGGCCAGTGCACATTACGGTGCGCCGGATGGGTGGCCTGCGGCCGCGTCATGGGCGCCCCTGGGAGCGCTGCGGGACGCGCTCGATGCCTACGTCGTACTGGGCGTGGCGCTGGACGATGCGATTTCGCCAGCCCTGCAGGCCTGGCTGGCGCGCAACACGCTGGCGCCCCCCTGA
- a CDS encoding DksA/TraR family C4-type zinc finger protein, producing MATGWAGDGAVQDQIDATVKDGIERARRALPKGPSLTHCEECGKPIPVARQQAVPGVRLCVSCQEAADHEEHGAGLYNRRGSKDSQLR from the coding sequence ATGGCAACCGGATGGGCCGGCGATGGCGCCGTGCAGGACCAGATCGATGCGACCGTCAAGGACGGTATCGAACGCGCGCGTCGCGCGCTGCCCAAGGGGCCGAGCCTGACCCACTGCGAAGAGTGCGGCAAGCCGATTCCGGTCGCACGCCAGCAGGCCGTGCCGGGCGTGCGCCTGTGCGTGAGCTGCCAGGAAGCGGCCGACCACGAAGAACACGGCGCCGGCCTGTACAACCGCCGCGGCAGCAAGGACAGCCAGTTGCGCTGA
- a CDS encoding sulfotransferase, which yields MSRRFHFISGLPRSGSTLLAGILRQNPRFHAGMSSPVAGLINGALEQMGAGGESWAFFDEAKRRTICRALLDAYYADNAADVVFDTNRTWTARMHQLVELVDDFKVVCCVRNPAWIMDSFESIYRKNPFDYSRMFSPATRQTVYSRCEQLINAGGAVGGAWTALKEAYYGEFSDRLLLVDYELLTRHPARTMELVYDFIGEPRFGHDFDNVDYAEEAFDQGLGVKGLHTVRRKVEFKTRRSILPPDLFAKYHDMDFWQDQAGTAAGIIAPRRDGGQNTDNTKDTP from the coding sequence GTGAGCCGGCGATTCCATTTCATTTCCGGGTTGCCGCGCTCCGGCTCCACATTGCTGGCCGGCATCCTGCGGCAGAACCCCCGCTTCCACGCAGGCATGAGCAGTCCGGTCGCCGGCCTGATCAATGGCGCGCTGGAGCAGATGGGCGCCGGTGGCGAGTCCTGGGCCTTCTTCGACGAAGCCAAGCGACGCACCATCTGCCGCGCATTGCTGGATGCTTACTACGCGGACAATGCGGCCGACGTGGTGTTCGACACCAACCGCACCTGGACGGCGCGCATGCACCAGCTGGTCGAGCTGGTGGATGACTTCAAGGTCGTCTGCTGTGTGCGGAATCCTGCTTGGATCATGGACAGCTTCGAGTCCATCTACCGGAAGAATCCCTTCGACTACAGCCGGATGTTCAGTCCGGCCACGCGGCAGACGGTATACAGCCGCTGCGAACAGCTGATCAACGCCGGTGGCGCCGTCGGCGGGGCATGGACGGCCTTGAAGGAAGCCTACTACGGCGAGTTTTCCGACCGTCTGCTGCTGGTCGATTACGAACTGCTCACGCGTCATCCGGCGCGGACGATGGAGCTGGTGTACGACTTCATCGGTGAACCGCGCTTCGGCCACGATTTCGACAACGTGGACTACGCCGAAGAGGCGTTCGACCAGGGGCTGGGCGTAAAGGGTCTCCACACGGTCAGGCGGAAGGTCGAGTTCAAGACCCGGCGCAGCATCCTGCCGCCGGATCTCTTCGCGAAGTACCACGACATGGATTTCTGGCAGGACCAGGCCGGCACGGCGGCGGGGATCATCGCCCCGCGTCGCGACGGCGGCCAGAACACGGACAACACCAAGGACACACCATGA